Part of the Streptomyces sp. WMMC500 genome is shown below.
CTCGGCCCGTTCGTGCCGGTCATCGCGCTGTGGTGGCTGGTCGCGGAGATGGGCGTGTTCGACGAGGCGTTCTTCGTCGGCCCGCCGCGGGTGGTCGAGGAGTTCGCCGACCTGATGGAGAAGGGCATCCTGCCCGGCTACCTGACGGACTCGCTGACCAGGCTGGCGTACGGCGTCGGCTTCGGCCTGGCCATCGGCCTGCCGATGGGCTTCGTGGTGGCGATGTTCGCCAAGGTCCGCCGGTTCTTCTGGCCGATCCTGCTGTTCTTCCAGGCCGTCGCCGACATCGCCTGGCTGCCGATCGTGATCGTCTGGTTCGGCTTCAGCCTCACCGCGGTCACCTTCGTGATCGTCTACACGATCGTCTTCCCGCTGATGCTGAGCGTCGTCGCGGGTGTGGAGCAGGTGCCGCGCGAGCTGCTGCGCGCCGCGCGCAGCCTCGGTGCGAGCAGGACGCGGGTGTTCTTCGAGGTCATCCTCCCGGGCGCGCTGCCGTCCGTGGCGGGCGGCGTGCGCACCGGCCTCGGCTACGGCTGGCGGGCTCTGGTCGCCGCCGAGATCATCGTCGGCACCAGCGGCGTCGGTTTCATGATGTTCGACGCCCGCCGGGTGGGCGACATCAGCCAGGTGTTCCTGGGCATGGCAGTGCTGGGAATCCTGTGGTACGCGCTCGACGCCATGGTCCTGGCGCCGTTCGAGCGAGCCACCGTCGAACGGTGGGGCATGGTACGGAGTTTGGAGGCCGACGGATGACGGCGCTGGAGATCACAGGACTGCACAAGAACTACGTCGACGCGTACAGCGGCGAGGAGGTCACCGCCATCGGCGACGTCTCGTTCAGCGTCGACGAGGGCGAGTTCGTCTCCGTGCTCGGCCCGAGCGGCTGCGGCAAGACGACCGTGCTGAACATCGTCGCCGGCTTCGTGAACCTCACGGAGGGCGAGGTCGTCGTCGACGGCCAGGCGGTCGGCGGGCCGGGACCGGACCGCGGCGTGGTGTTCCAGAGCCACGCGCTCTTCCCCTGGAAGACGGTCCTCGGCAACGTGGTCTTCGGGCTGCGGATGAAGGGCATG
Proteins encoded:
- a CDS encoding ABC transporter permease; its protein translation is MASDTTGPAGSAGADTARTAKPVRRAPSGRTPRKGGASPGVVRARKVWLWLTRRPTFRTLGPFVPVIALWWLVAEMGVFDEAFFVGPPRVVEEFADLMEKGILPGYLTDSLTRLAYGVGFGLAIGLPMGFVVAMFAKVRRFFWPILLFFQAVADIAWLPIVIVWFGFSLTAVTFVIVYTIVFPLMLSVVAGVEQVPRELLRAARSLGASRTRVFFEVILPGALPSVAGGVRTGLGYGWRALVAAEIIVGTSGVGFMMFDARRVGDISQVFLGMAVLGILWYALDAMVLAPFERATVERWGMVRSLEADG